From a single Leptospira levettii genomic region:
- a CDS encoding dienelactone hydrolase family protein, with protein MKLFLSLLAMMFAFQCSSLPTSELPVKSTVTLSPLEYKLDGKTYEGFMAVDSSITGKRPGILVIHEWWGVNEYPKQRAKQLADLGYVAFVMDVYGKGIVAKDHVEAGKLSSANGDPKILLKKIYKAIEILKSNPNVDPTKIGAIGYCFGGGGVIELALDGADLKGGVVSFHGMLGSKNLVTGVKKIKTKVLVHHGADDPFIPKNVVETFVKTITEAKAPVTFVSHPGAVHGFTRPGAEKHGLPGLAYNEKADYASFESMKDFFAKNFK; from the coding sequence ATGAAACTGTTCCTTTCCCTATTAGCAATGATGTTTGCATTCCAGTGTAGTTCACTACCGACTTCTGAACTGCCAGTCAAATCAACTGTCACTTTGAGTCCGTTAGAATATAAATTGGATGGCAAAACATACGAAGGGTTTATGGCTGTTGATTCAAGTATCACTGGCAAACGACCTGGAATTCTCGTGATTCACGAATGGTGGGGTGTGAATGAATATCCAAAACAAAGAGCAAAACAACTAGCAGATTTGGGTTATGTTGCTTTTGTTATGGATGTATATGGAAAAGGGATTGTCGCGAAAGACCATGTGGAAGCTGGAAAACTTTCAAGTGCAAATGGTGATCCTAAAATTCTCCTAAAAAAAATCTACAAAGCGATTGAAATTTTAAAATCAAATCCAAATGTTGATCCTACAAAAATTGGTGCGATTGGGTATTGTTTTGGTGGAGGCGGTGTCATTGAACTCGCATTAGATGGTGCTGATCTCAAAGGTGGAGTTGTCTCTTTTCATGGGATGTTAGGAAGCAAAAATCTAGTAACAGGTGTAAAAAAAATTAAAACAAAAGTATTAGTTCACCACGGAGCAGATGATCCTTTTATACCAAAAAATGTTGTAGAAACGTTTGTAAAAACAATTACCGAAGCAAAAGCTCCAGTAACGTTTGTTTCACATCCAGGTGCGGTTCATGGATTTACTCGACCAGGTGCTGAAAAACATGGATTACCTGGCCTAGCTTACAACGAAAAAGCAGATTATGCTTCTTTCGAAAGTATGAAAGACTTTTTCGCAAAAAACTTTAAATAA
- a CDS encoding efflux RND transporter permease subunit, protein MEFLTKIVSFSLQNRLLIILSTILLVFGGFFSLKHLKVDAVPDITNVQVQIITTSPSLSTLEIEQYITLPVERAITGIPNLTEVRSVSRYGFSLVTAVFSDGTDLWKSRQLVSEKLTEASENIPAIYGKPVIGPITTGLGEVFQFTIESQFHSQMELTTYLNWYINPALKTVPGIVEVNSFGGKTKQYQVIVDSLKAASLGISFNQIINAIQSNNLSTGSGYIERSNEQLIIGSDGLLKTISDFEKIQIGKMKDGFPIYLNTVAKIVEGPRLRKGAATSSGKSEVVGAVTLMLLGENSLEVTKSVKEKITQIEKTLPTGMKIKPYYDRSIMVSNTLKTIVWNLSEGALLVIIILFLMIGDFRSGLVIASVIPLAMLIAISLMFVRDLPANLMSMGAIDFGLIVDGAVILIENSHRRLGLKVKELKRSLTPIEKKDTILEATIEVRKATIYGEIIIGIVYIPILTLSGTEGKMFIPMATTVLFALIGSFILTLTIIPVLASFFLHSDIKEDSKTAFFQKIQNWYIPKLEYCFKDTNKIMVSTISIFIISIFLFFRLGGEFLPKLDEGNLLIEISRYPSTTLTESLTSSTKIESAILKEIPEITEIVSRTGSPELAIEPMGVEKTDMYLDMKPRSEWKQSKADIENKLEEIIQRVSPQVAYGLSQPIEMRNNEIMAGIRADVGIKVFGEDLVKLKSIAEDISSNIKNIEGVADLRIEQLYGLEYLRIKPNREKLARYNLNITDINRITESFSSGVPSGIVYEGMKRFEIVVKTDIKSDPEQIKNTPVNVGQNQFAPFHELAEIKIEDGPVQIYHQNQNRYALVQFNIRGSDMVSTVGKVKTVLADKIKFPAGYHFTLGGEFEKFESATNTLLVVVPITLLIIFLILYFAFNEVLSAFIIFLNVPFAITGGILALYLRNLPFSISAGVGFIALFGIAVLNGLVLISFIKSLEHHGKKLEDAIKEAAISRLRPVLTTALLASIGFIPMAISTSPGAEVQRPLATVVIGGLITASALTLFVLPIVYLKFFAKKSFILSKEA, encoded by the coding sequence ATGGAATTTTTAACCAAAATTGTATCTTTTTCACTTCAAAATCGTCTTTTAATCATTCTATCCACCATCTTACTTGTATTTGGTGGTTTTTTCTCACTAAAACATCTAAAAGTAGATGCTGTTCCTGATATAACGAATGTTCAAGTTCAAATCATAACTACTTCTCCTTCATTATCTACTTTAGAAATAGAACAATACATTACCTTACCTGTTGAACGTGCAATAACTGGAATTCCTAACTTAACAGAAGTCCGATCTGTTTCTAGATATGGCTTTTCTTTGGTAACTGCTGTTTTTTCTGATGGAACCGACTTATGGAAAAGTAGACAATTGGTGAGCGAAAAACTAACAGAAGCTTCTGAAAACATACCAGCTATTTATGGTAAACCAGTCATAGGACCCATCACAACAGGATTAGGAGAAGTATTTCAATTTACAATCGAAAGTCAATTTCATAGTCAAATGGAGTTAACAACCTATCTAAATTGGTATATCAATCCCGCTTTAAAAACTGTTCCCGGTATCGTTGAAGTGAATAGTTTTGGAGGAAAAACAAAACAATACCAAGTCATAGTTGATTCATTAAAAGCAGCTTCTTTAGGAATTTCTTTCAACCAAATTATCAATGCAATCCAATCAAATAACCTATCAACCGGTAGCGGATATATTGAAAGATCAAATGAACAACTTATCATCGGTAGTGATGGTCTATTAAAAACAATATCAGATTTTGAAAAAATACAAATCGGTAAAATGAAGGATGGTTTTCCCATCTATTTGAATACCGTTGCAAAAATTGTCGAAGGCCCACGTTTACGAAAAGGTGCTGCTACTTCCTCTGGAAAATCAGAGGTTGTGGGTGCCGTTACTTTGATGTTACTCGGAGAAAATTCATTAGAAGTAACAAAATCGGTTAAAGAAAAAATAACACAAATTGAAAAAACATTACCAACAGGAATGAAAATAAAACCGTATTATGATCGTTCCATCATGGTATCTAACACATTAAAAACAATTGTTTGGAATCTTTCGGAAGGAGCACTCCTTGTCATCATTATTTTGTTTTTAATGATTGGTGACTTTCGATCTGGTCTTGTTATCGCCTCCGTCATTCCACTGGCAATGCTCATTGCAATTTCTTTGATGTTCGTAAGGGATTTACCAGCAAACTTAATGTCAATGGGTGCAATTGATTTTGGATTAATTGTGGATGGTGCAGTCATTTTAATTGAGAACTCTCATAGAAGATTGGGTTTAAAAGTAAAGGAACTAAAAAGATCATTAACACCAATCGAAAAAAAGGATACAATTCTTGAAGCCACCATTGAAGTCAGGAAAGCAACAATTTATGGTGAAATTATCATTGGAATCGTTTATATACCAATTCTTACACTCAGTGGTACAGAAGGTAAAATGTTTATTCCAATGGCAACGACAGTATTGTTTGCATTGATTGGTTCCTTTATCCTTACACTCACAATTATACCAGTTTTAGCATCTTTCTTTTTACATTCAGACATAAAAGAAGACTCAAAAACTGCTTTTTTCCAAAAAATTCAAAATTGGTACATTCCAAAACTTGAATATTGTTTCAAAGATACTAATAAAATTATGGTTTCTACAATCAGTATTTTTATTATCTCAATTTTCCTCTTCTTTCGATTAGGTGGAGAATTTTTACCAAAACTTGATGAAGGAAACTTACTCATCGAGATTAGTCGATACCCATCCACTACATTAACCGAATCATTAACTTCTTCTACAAAAATTGAATCTGCTATCCTAAAAGAGATTCCTGAAATTACAGAAATTGTATCAAGGACAGGTTCTCCCGAACTTGCGATTGAACCAATGGGCGTCGAAAAAACGGATATGTATTTGGACATGAAACCAAGATCCGAATGGAAACAATCAAAGGCAGATATTGAAAACAAGTTAGAAGAGATCATACAACGAGTTTCACCACAAGTTGCTTATGGTTTATCCCAACCAATAGAAATGAGAAATAATGAAATCATGGCAGGCATTCGAGCCGATGTTGGAATTAAAGTTTTTGGTGAAGATTTGGTAAAACTAAAATCGATTGCAGAAGATATCTCATCCAATATCAAAAACATCGAAGGTGTGGCTGATTTAAGAATTGAACAATTATATGGTTTGGAGTATCTCAGGATAAAACCAAACCGAGAAAAATTAGCACGATATAATTTAAATATAACAGATATCAATCGCATCACTGAATCATTTTCATCGGGTGTTCCTTCTGGAATCGTATATGAAGGTATGAAACGATTTGAAATAGTAGTGAAAACAGACATCAAATCTGATCCTGAACAAATCAAGAACACTCCCGTAAATGTCGGACAGAATCAATTTGCACCATTTCATGAACTTGCAGAAATTAAAATTGAGGATGGTCCAGTTCAAATTTACCATCAAAACCAAAACCGTTATGCTTTAGTGCAATTTAATATCAGAGGGAGTGATATGGTTTCAACGGTCGGAAAAGTAAAAACTGTATTAGCAGATAAAATAAAATTTCCTGCAGGTTATCATTTTACTTTAGGTGGAGAATTTGAAAAATTTGAATCGGCAACCAATACTTTGTTAGTCGTAGTACCAATCACACTATTGATCATATTTTTGATTTTATACTTTGCATTTAATGAAGTTTTGTCTGCTTTTATCATTTTTCTCAATGTTCCATTCGCCATCACTGGTGGAATTTTGGCATTGTATTTAAGGAATTTACCATTCAGCATTTCTGCTGGAGTTGGTTTCATTGCTCTGTTTGGGATCGCAGTCTTAAACGGTTTGGTGTTAATTAGTTTTATCAAATCACTTGAACATCATGGAAAAAAACTAGAAGATGCAATTAAAGAAGCAGCGATCTCAAGACTTCGACCTGTTTTAACAACAGCACTTCTTGCTTCCATTGGATTTATTCCAATGGCAATTAGTACATCACCAGGTGCAGAAGTACAACGACCATTAGCAACAGTAGTGATAGGAGGGCTAATCACAGCTAGTGCATTAACCCTCTTTGTATTACCGATAGTTTATTTAAAGTTTTTTGCGAAAAAGTCTTTCATACTTTCGAAAGAAGCATAA
- a CDS encoding efflux RND transporter periplasmic adaptor subunit: protein MKINFKIILFSFLFLTGIIYFWQTSRNKPITQEVSTNKNTLHLTKEQREAISIEIELVSLKIIHTNIELIGETEAVPDDIMDVPARISGRVTSVYFVEGDTIQKGQKLAIIDSPELAKLRSSYLVAKSKYNAAEQNLTRISSLVKMNLAAKQEQIDAEANLRVIESEKNSAEENLRANGINIDNSSTGQYIVYSPRSGLALSRNAIPGSIVAGNQILTTIANLSNLWFQAKIYENDLKYLSEGIAADVILNAYPDLNFYGKLEHIGEKVDPESRTVHARVVFKNQNKKAKIGLFGRAILNVNESTGIQIPEIAIQSYQDSKYVFIESKPETYQWLEVSTGSTNDKMVEVISGLKEGDKVVTKGAFELKAILFKDTFGGGE from the coding sequence ATGAAAATTAATTTTAAAATCATCCTTTTTTCTTTTCTTTTTTTAACTGGTATTATCTATTTTTGGCAAACTAGCCGAAACAAACCAATCACCCAAGAAGTTTCTACTAACAAAAACACTCTTCATTTAACAAAAGAACAACGGGAAGCAATTTCGATTGAAATCGAATTAGTTTCTCTAAAAATAATTCACACAAATATTGAACTGATAGGTGAAACAGAAGCAGTGCCAGATGACATTATGGACGTTCCTGCCAGAATTTCTGGTCGAGTCACAAGTGTGTATTTTGTTGAAGGTGATACCATACAAAAAGGACAAAAACTAGCAATCATCGATTCTCCAGAACTTGCAAAACTTAGATCTTCTTATCTTGTTGCAAAATCGAAATACAATGCAGCAGAACAAAATTTAACTAGAATTAGCTCACTTGTGAAAATGAATTTGGCTGCTAAACAAGAACAAATTGATGCTGAAGCAAATTTACGAGTGATTGAATCTGAGAAAAATTCTGCAGAAGAAAATTTACGTGCAAATGGAATCAACATCGATAACAGTTCCACTGGACAATACATTGTATATTCACCAAGGTCTGGACTAGCTTTATCGAGAAATGCAATTCCAGGATCGATTGTAGCAGGGAATCAAATACTCACTACCATTGCCAATCTTTCTAATCTTTGGTTCCAAGCAAAGATTTATGAAAATGATTTAAAATATTTATCAGAAGGGATAGCGGCAGATGTCATATTGAATGCATATCCTGACTTAAACTTTTATGGAAAATTAGAACACATTGGTGAAAAAGTTGATCCCGAATCTCGAACAGTTCATGCACGTGTTGTTTTTAAAAACCAAAATAAAAAAGCAAAAATTGGATTATTTGGCAGGGCAATCCTTAATGTGAATGAAAGCACAGGAATTCAAATTCCCGAAATTGCAATTCAATCGTACCAAGATTCTAAATATGTATTTATAGAATCCAAACCAGAAACATACCAATGGTTAGAAGTTTCAACTGGTAGTACAAATGACAAAATGGTAGAGGTAATCTCTGGACTCAAAGAGGGAGACAAGGTTGTCACAAAAGGTGCCTTTGAATTAAAAGCAATTTTGTTCAAAGATACATTTGGAGGAGGTGAATGA
- a CDS encoding TolC family protein, protein MKWYLVLLLMPTFFNSNIQSEESLGNSCQNQNSMLELSICIVNRHPDFRIEEIKLKEISGRKKIASYYFPSNPTFSGYVANRKGDTAGAIIGSTLTTANNFQVMVNQEIYTNGKRELAIKIADEEFRAQVYRLESVKRSLEFEALKKLTRFRYLFLEKENSLSSLNLVKELKKVSKARINEGLSPGIDESLSEAEEIRIFKIWNLSQRQYENAKSELEVLLGFPFELTQLNVFQWKLPNDLPKDKSELVKIAYQYRPEIFLTEKEIELALLRHNEVRKQKIPNVSLGAFAQNDGFNERVVGGMLTIPLIVWRDYEGESIISSSKIDSSKELKESVSRNIKQEVLFALTNFITLAEEVKLYDENKLERAESDLNNLQEAIRFGKIKIIDAINQQRILLQTKLNYLSTKSEYEVSQIELIRVLGLPTNTMEVRP, encoded by the coding sequence TTGAAATGGTACTTAGTATTACTATTGATGCCAACATTTTTTAATTCAAATATTCAATCCGAGGAAAGTCTTGGAAATTCATGTCAAAATCAAAACTCAATGTTAGAATTGAGTATTTGTATCGTCAATCGCCATCCTGATTTTCGAATCGAGGAAATTAAACTAAAGGAAATTTCTGGAAGGAAAAAAATCGCTTCTTATTATTTCCCATCAAATCCAACTTTTTCTGGTTATGTGGCAAATCGAAAAGGAGACACTGCGGGAGCAATCATAGGATCCACACTTACTACAGCCAATAACTTTCAAGTTATGGTGAATCAGGAAATTTACACCAATGGAAAAAGAGAACTCGCTATTAAAATCGCCGATGAAGAATTTAGAGCACAAGTATATCGTTTAGAGTCCGTTAAACGTTCCTTAGAATTCGAAGCTCTAAAAAAACTAACACGATTTCGATACCTTTTTTTGGAAAAGGAAAACAGTTTATCTAGCTTAAATTTAGTGAAGGAACTTAAAAAAGTTTCAAAAGCTAGAATCAACGAAGGGCTTTCACCTGGAATTGATGAATCCTTGTCAGAAGCTGAAGAAATACGCATTTTTAAAATTTGGAATTTATCACAGAGGCAATATGAAAATGCAAAATCTGAATTGGAAGTTTTGTTAGGTTTTCCATTTGAGTTAACACAATTAAATGTTTTCCAATGGAAACTACCTAACGATTTACCTAAAGACAAATCAGAGTTGGTGAAAATTGCATACCAATATAGGCCAGAAATTTTTCTAACTGAAAAAGAAATTGAACTAGCTTTACTCAGACATAACGAAGTTAGAAAACAAAAAATTCCAAATGTTAGTTTGGGTGCTTTTGCACAAAACGATGGATTTAATGAGCGAGTTGTAGGAGGGATGTTAACGATACCTCTAATCGTCTGGCGCGATTATGAGGGCGAATCAATTATATCCTCTTCCAAAATTGATAGCTCAAAAGAATTGAAAGAATCTGTCTCTAGAAATATCAAACAAGAAGTATTGTTTGCTCTAACAAATTTTATCACACTCGCCGAAGAAGTAAAACTTTATGATGAAAACAAATTAGAAAGAGCAGAATCTGATCTAAACAATTTACAAGAGGCAATCAGATTCGGTAAAATAAAAATCATCGATGCAATCAACCAACAACGAATCTTATTACAAACAAAACTAAATTATTTAAGCACCAAATCTGAATATGAAGTATCTCAAATTGAATTGATACGAGTGCTTGGATTGCCAACTAATACAATGGAAGTTCGACCATGA
- a CDS encoding DUF1574 family protein: protein MKSKYIYLYPFLILCIIILTDKLICIPDVRESGRRNYKAGQNILLGMPNIWKENILAKQNGKTIAVAIGTSRSEILHEWLDIPVKKSTYDKPISFETRTTIKASEFLLFYLILKSMIDSGFKPDVLFLEFSDDVFSEYSVHSYKSKWSELMLHENELMDIFDAMNPEIKRDIISRLLFLGYNYHFKPIQAVKNLITGNRVTNDHYFIGLSSYLNAKRPYSSDNIGYKYDKFPPNEFQKRIVEYSEVMKEHFFQPYQISETETNLFRKIIDLIEKNNIATVIWEPQVHPYYQKIRFQITKESIFNRYTRNFINPNSKNIRHISLNLENSECRYFTDSSHVSPLCVPEIVDKLLQTAKEIPNFQ from the coding sequence ATGAAATCAAAATATATTTATTTATATCCTTTTCTTATATTGTGCATTATCATTCTAACAGATAAATTAATTTGTATTCCAGATGTAAGGGAAAGCGGTAGGAGAAATTACAAAGCAGGACAAAATATTTTATTGGGAATGCCAAACATCTGGAAAGAAAATATTTTAGCTAAACAGAATGGAAAAACTATTGCAGTTGCAATTGGCACTTCGAGATCCGAAATTCTTCATGAATGGTTGGATATTCCAGTTAAAAAATCCACTTATGATAAACCAATTTCTTTTGAAACTCGTACAACGATCAAAGCCTCTGAATTTTTACTCTTTTATTTAATTTTGAAATCAATGATAGATTCAGGCTTCAAACCTGATGTCTTATTCTTAGAATTTTCAGATGATGTATTCAGTGAATATAGTGTCCATAGTTATAAATCGAAATGGTCAGAATTGATGTTACACGAAAACGAATTAATGGATATTTTTGATGCTATGAATCCAGAAATTAAAAGAGATATAATTAGCCGGCTACTTTTTTTAGGTTACAATTATCATTTTAAACCCATTCAAGCTGTAAAAAATTTAATCACTGGCAATCGTGTTACTAATGATCATTATTTCATTGGTTTATCTTCCTATTTAAACGCAAAACGTCCCTACAGCTCAGATAATATTGGATATAAATACGATAAATTTCCTCCAAATGAGTTCCAAAAAAGAATCGTTGAATATTCAGAGGTTATGAAAGAACATTTTTTTCAACCATATCAAATCTCAGAAACTGAGACGAATTTATTTAGAAAAATTATAGATCTCATCGAAAAAAATAATATTGCAACAGTCATTTGGGAACCTCAAGTCCATCCTTATTACCAGAAGATTCGTTTTCAAATTACTAAAGAGAGCATATTTAATCGATATACTAGAAATTTTATAAATCCAAATTCTAAAAATATTCGTCATATTAGCTTAAATCTCGAAAATTCCGAGTGTAGATATTTTACAGATTCGAGTCATGTCTCTCCGCTCTGTGTCCCTGAAATCGTAGATAAGTTATTGCAAACTGCAAAGGAAATTCCAAACTTTCAATAA
- a CDS encoding MBOAT family O-acyltransferase → MLFNTIDYFYFFIVCYIVYWISPARFRKYILIIFSLIFYGYWSGSFLIHFVLFIIITHLCVIGILKTRKKGFLYLGISINVINLCFFKYVLTYLKFLMLEGELTIPFFQSLSEFVLPLAISFYTFQMIAYLVDAWRGKFTESPFVNFLLFILFFPQLIAGPIMRHDDFYDQIDHAKLTLDFVQRGILHILSGLIKKVLIADQIAKLINPVYANPGEYDGISILLTTFAFSFQVYGDFSGYTDLARGSAFLLGYEIPENFRSPFLSVSFSEIWNRWHKSLSTWIRDYLYIPLGGNRVSEKRYIFNTITVMSLSGLWHGNTYTFFLWGFLHGILLTVEKYFIGKPDRNLMSKTKIVLSIIWVTTMFSFVMTFFRIDTLKEIFTFWEASTNLKGKIIYKPDFWYLMIGCYIIQFIEYKDYFKEKLQPYINSILITLCFLVYFALIRLESTVETFIYFQF, encoded by the coding sequence ATGTTATTCAATACAATAGACTATTTTTATTTCTTTATTGTCTGTTATATCGTTTATTGGATTTCACCTGCAAGGTTTCGTAAGTACATTCTAATCATTTTTTCCCTTATTTTTTATGGATATTGGAGTGGTTCGTTTTTAATACATTTTGTACTTTTTATCATCATCACTCACCTTTGTGTGATTGGAATTTTAAAAACCCGTAAAAAAGGATTCCTTTATTTAGGAATTTCGATAAACGTAATTAACTTATGTTTTTTTAAGTATGTATTAACATATCTTAAATTTCTAATGTTGGAAGGAGAATTAACAATTCCCTTTTTCCAATCCTTATCTGAATTTGTTTTACCTTTAGCAATTAGTTTCTATACGTTTCAGATGATTGCGTACCTCGTTGATGCTTGGAGAGGGAAATTCACAGAATCACCTTTCGTGAATTTTTTATTATTCATTTTATTTTTCCCACAGCTAATTGCTGGGCCAATCATGCGTCATGACGATTTTTATGACCAAATTGATCACGCCAAACTAACTTTAGATTTTGTGCAACGTGGGATTTTACATATACTATCTGGTCTTATCAAAAAGGTACTAATCGCTGATCAAATTGCAAAATTAATCAATCCTGTTTATGCCAATCCAGGAGAATATGATGGAATCTCAATTTTATTAACAACGTTTGCTTTTTCCTTTCAAGTATACGGAGATTTTTCAGGTTACACAGACCTAGCAAGAGGATCTGCGTTTTTGTTAGGATATGAAATTCCCGAAAATTTTCGATCCCCATTTTTATCTGTTAGTTTTTCTGAAATATGGAACCGATGGCATAAATCTCTCTCTACTTGGATCAGAGATTACCTTTACATTCCTTTAGGAGGAAATCGAGTCTCGGAAAAGCGATACATATTCAACACAATCACTGTGATGTCATTATCAGGATTGTGGCATGGCAATACGTATACATTCTTTTTATGGGGATTTCTTCATGGTATTCTCTTAACAGTTGAAAAATATTTCATTGGAAAACCTGATCGAAATTTGATGTCCAAAACAAAAATCGTTTTGTCTATAATTTGGGTGACAACTATGTTCTCGTTTGTAATGACATTCTTCCGTATTGACACCTTAAAAGAAATTTTTACTTTTTGGGAAGCTTCGACCAACTTGAAAGGAAAAATAATCTACAAACCTGACTTTTGGTATTTAATGATTGGATGTTATATAATTCAATTTATCGAATACAAAGATTACTTTAAGGAAAAACTTCAACCTTATATTAATTCAATTTTAATTACATTATGTTTTTTAGTTTATTTTGCACTCATCAGACTTGAATCAACTGTTGAAACTTTCATTTACTTTCAATTTTAA
- a CDS encoding acetoacetate--CoA ligase, which yields MSQKPLWTPIDHSNNLIKFQHRLETKLGKSFSDYVSFHQFSTNESQIFWKEWLQESGLILKTPTNQTFVMGKQFSETQWFPGATFNFAENLLERGNPKQEAIVFYGEDGGVQRLTYHELKLEVIKLRKHLLSLGIQKGDRVVGIVPNAPISTIGMLATTSLGAIWSSASPDFGVKGILDRFEQIFPKVVISVESYSFKGKEISIIEKLEEITQTLSSAKNSEFKQTILYEFMNPIKEFGKIHNPIRYQDLSQTLDESIEYVPISFSDPVYIMFSSGTTGLPKCIVQGGGVLLNHTKELALHCNVSQGDRFFYYTTCGWMMWNWSQSVLALGATLYQFDGNPFYPNWETLWSMAEKESIQIFGTSAKYLSVLEEEGISVKSKYSLPDLKVILSTGSPLPVSGFHYVYEKIKTDVQLSSISGGTDLNGCFALGNPDLPVYAGQIQCKGLGMDVQVFDSMGRSVIGEKGELVCPTPFPSMPLFFWNDESGAKYKAAYFETYDNIWCHGDFASITPENGVIIYGRSDATLNPGGVRIGTADIYSVVSKMVEIKDSVIIGQDYKDDVRVVLFVVLADGVQLDDGLVKKIKEQIKNETSPRHVPSIILTVPEIPYTINGKKVEIAVKQTVAGLEVKNKNALANPNALEFFKNRSELME from the coding sequence ATGTCGCAAAAACCTCTCTGGACTCCAATTGATCATTCTAACAATCTCATCAAATTCCAACATCGGCTCGAAACAAAATTAGGGAAATCCTTCTCTGATTATGTTTCCTTCCATCAATTTTCTACCAATGAATCTCAAATTTTTTGGAAAGAGTGGTTACAAGAATCAGGGTTGATTCTAAAAACCCCGACAAACCAAACGTTTGTGATGGGGAAACAGTTTTCTGAAACACAATGGTTCCCTGGTGCTACTTTCAATTTTGCTGAAAATTTATTGGAGAGGGGGAATCCAAAACAAGAAGCGATCGTTTTTTACGGGGAAGATGGAGGAGTACAAAGGTTAACGTATCATGAACTAAAATTAGAGGTCATTAAATTACGAAAACATTTACTTTCGTTAGGAATTCAAAAAGGAGACCGGGTTGTAGGAATTGTTCCTAATGCTCCCATTTCTACCATTGGCATGTTGGCAACAACTTCGTTAGGTGCTATTTGGTCTAGTGCTTCACCTGATTTTGGAGTCAAAGGGATATTGGATCGATTTGAACAAATTTTCCCAAAAGTAGTGATTTCTGTGGAATCCTATTCGTTCAAAGGAAAAGAAATTTCGATCATTGAAAAATTGGAAGAAATCACCCAAACATTATCCTCCGCAAAAAATTCCGAATTTAAACAAACAATTTTATATGAGTTTATGAATCCTATCAAAGAGTTTGGAAAGATTCATAATCCAATTCGTTACCAAGATTTATCACAAACATTGGATGAATCTATCGAATACGTTCCTATCAGTTTTTCTGATCCAGTTTACATCATGTTTTCTTCTGGGACAACTGGTCTTCCTAAATGTATTGTCCAAGGTGGGGGTGTATTACTCAATCATACCAAAGAACTGGCGTTACATTGTAATGTGTCCCAAGGGGATCGTTTTTTTTATTATACAACTTGTGGATGGATGATGTGGAATTGGTCACAATCCGTCTTGGCGTTGGGTGCCACTTTGTACCAGTTTGATGGAAATCCGTTTTATCCCAATTGGGAGACCCTTTGGAGTATGGCGGAAAAAGAATCCATTCAAATTTTTGGAACCAGTGCCAAATACTTATCTGTACTAGAAGAAGAAGGAATTTCAGTAAAATCGAAATACTCGTTACCAGATTTAAAAGTGATTCTTTCAACAGGTTCTCCTTTGCCAGTTTCTGGATTTCACTATGTATATGAAAAAATCAAAACAGATGTACAGTTATCTTCCATCTCAGGTGGTACTGACTTAAATGGTTGTTTTGCATTGGGAAATCCCGACTTACCTGTGTATGCTGGTCAAATTCAATGTAAGGGACTGGGAATGGATGTTCAAGTTTTTGATAGTATGGGAAGATCTGTGATTGGTGAAAAGGGAGAATTAGTTTGTCCCACTCCATTCCCTTCCATGCCATTATTCTTTTGGAATGATGAATCTGGTGCAAAATACAAAGCGGCTTATTTTGAAACATATGATAATATCTGGTGTCATGGTGATTTTGCTTCTATTACTCCCGAGAATGGTGTCATCATCTATGGAAGATCTGATGCAACACTGAATCCAGGAGGAGTTCGTATCGGAACTGCTGATATTTATTCCGTTGTTTCTAAAATGGTAGAAATTAAGGATTCGGTAATCATTGGGCAAGACTACAAAGATGATGTAAGGGTTGTATTATTTGTTGTACTCGCAGATGGAGTTCAACTGGATGATGGTCTTGTAAAAAAAATAAAAGAACAAATCAAAAATGAAACTTCACCTCGTCACGTCCCCTCAATCATTTTAACAGTTCCAGAAATTCCTTATACCATCAATGGGAAGAAGGTAGAAATTGCTGTGAAACAAACTGTTGCTGGCCTTGAAGTCAAAAATAAAAATGCATTGGCAAATCCAAATGCTCTCGAATTTTTCAAAAATAGAAGTGAGTTAATGGAATGA